A window of Chlorobium phaeobacteroides DSM 266 genomic DNA:
CCAAAATAAGTTTGATTCACTTGTAGCAGGTATTCTGCAAGCAATGTCAACAACCCACCGTGGTGCACGGCTGGAGAATTCCCTCATGGATAACCTCGCTGCCCACCATGCCATACTTTGTGATGATTCAATGCCTTTTTCAGTTAAGCAATTCGAACCAGCCTTGATAAGTTCTGCAGGCAACCCGGATTCGTAACCTTTCTCCTCAGTGGAGGACGACCTGATAATCACATCTGCGCAAAACACACCGAAACAGAATTGTTCCCAACTTTTTTGCAGAAACCAACGACGCCCAGAGCATAGTGGGTTGCTACGGGGGGCTTCCTTAATGTCGTTTAGAAAAGACTGAGCCGCCTTTTTTCGCCATTCCGCAATTTCCGGATTTAATACGAGCAATGCAGCAATTATAGCTTCATAACCCAATAGCGAAAGGGTGCTGGCGTATAAATACTCTGCTGCCATAGGATTAGTGTCCTTAACTCGAGTGATATCATTAAAAATATCCTTCAAACCTTTAACGCCGGCTTGGCGACACATTTTAATTGCCCGCGTCCAAAGTCGCACCCGATCAGGGCGTTCCTGCAGAACTTTACGCATTAGGCCAAACGCTTTAAATACTTCTCGATCCAGTTTATCTCGTTGTTTTTTCAGCTCTTTTTTAGTCTCTTTTCTTTCCCTATTAAATGATACGCGATGCTCATTAGACAATGCTTTATTAGCCAGTTCCGCATCCAATATCTCATGACGACATTCAAGCTCGACTAATCGTGCATTGTTGGAAAGACGGCACTCCGCAAGACGTATGAGCCTTGTTGCAGCAAAGGAAAGACGTGTTTTTTCAGGAATTTCCGCCTCAGGTAACTCAACCAACAGCATATGTTCAAGCTGATCAGTCAAAGAAACTATCTCGGACTCTTCAAGCAGATCGAAGTCCGTTCTCGCAATGGCAGAAACGAGCGCGAGCGTTTTTGTCATCAATGGAGTCGGAAACTGAGGATTTAGTTCGCATTTTTTCTCCGCTTCCTTCTGGATGTCGTCAAGACTTTTTTCCGGATTTTCTTTGGCACCAAAATACTGAGCTAAGGCTTCAGGCTCAATTTTATCTCGGTTAACTGTCGCTCCCGTCTCTAAACTATCCAACAGCTTCAAATACTCTTCTACCCACTTCACAAGTTCATTAAAGCTATATGCCAAAACAATATGATCATCAACAAAACGAAAATGTGCTACATTTCGATTTTTTAAAAGTTTATCGACCTCCAAATCCACTTTAAAGAGCCCCGCATTAGCAAGAAACCCTGCAACATAGAGGCCTGTAGGAATACCTTTAAAATCACGCTCTTTAGCGCTTAAACCGATTTCATTTAATGCCTCCAAATCATCAGTTGACCAATTAGCAGTGTCCACTTCAAATAACATCATCGATTCAATCAAATTATCTGCATCAACTCTTAACTCGGCAGGAAGAAACTCTGTTATATTGCGAAGAATGATATCAAGCTTCAACGAAGGATAAAATTTTTCAAGATCAAGACTGCACCAAAACAATTTCTTTTTGCCTTCACGCGGTCGCTTTATAGCCCAATGTTTTTTCTGAATAAATGGACATTTGTATTTTTCCGGTAGGGACTCTTGGCACTCCAGTTCTTCAACATCCTCTTTTGTAGTTGAATATTTTCCTGTCTGACCTGTCATTGCCAAAGTAGAAAGAAAGACATGACGGCGAAATCGTGGCCAACTTTGTAAAAATGGGAGGTAGATCTGACCGGATGAATCACGATAACGCCCAATCTTTTGACGACGAACTCCTTTTTCATCGCTTTCAGTCCAAATGCTCCGAAAAAGTCGATTACCGTAGCTCCATGTAGGCATTTTTTGGTCAAGGAATGGTCCAATGATATTTACCACAGCCGTCCATGCGACTTGGTCTCGAACAGCCACGTTGAAATATTGACGAACCTGTTGCTTGCCGTCTTTCGACGGATTCTTCGGGAATGCCATGGGCTTTAAGGGACGCAGTTTGTAACGCCCTTGTTTCATCTCTTCAGCTATACTTTTAAGATTACTCTCCAACTCAAGTTCAAACTCCGCCAATTCGATTTCATTAATCCATGCATCACCAGGTGTTGAAGCTCGTCTAACCTTTTCCCATGCCCAACGCAGGTTCAATTGACCAGTGACTTCTTTTAAAAAGCTCATTTGGCGCTCCCATCTTGTGCCAGCACATCCGAAACATCTTTGCCTTTTGGAAGTGTCATACATTGAACCGGTTTACCACGATCAATGAAGTACTTGGAAATGTCCTTCGCAAACTTAGCCCCACCCTCATCACCATCACCGAGAACAACAACCTTGAATTTCAGAAATCTGTCAACCCACTCTGTACGAAACGAAGTTGCACCCAAAACGCCGAGAGCAATCAAACCCTTGGATTCCAGAGACACTACATCGGGCACGCCTTCGCAAAGATGCACCGTCTGCCCAGCCGGAAGGCTTTTAAGCCGGTCGGCATTGAACAATGGCTTGGTGATACCACGCAAATTGAGAAACTTCGCCTTAGGCTCTTTTTCAAACATTCTGGCTTGGATATAAGTGATTTTCACCTCATCGTAAAAAGGGAACAAAAGAGCATATGAGCCCCAAATCAAGCTTATGGGTTTACCATCACGTCCCCATGCGATCCCACTACGAAAAACCCGATCCTCTCCCCACTGCTGTAAAAGCATACGAAAGGCACGCGCAGGACTGCTCATCTGCCGAAGGTTAAAGCGACTTGCCGCTACATCAGAAATTCCATGCGATTCCAAGTAGTTTACTCCTACGGGGTTTGAAACAAAAGCACATTTATTGACAAACCAAGTGTAAAGCTCTGAATCTGAAAAAAATTCGGACTGTTTTTGAACTGGAGCAACCATAGCGTTATTTTGTTTGATTGAACAAGTCCGCTTTCTCTGCCCACTAAACTGCCGTTTAACATCTGCGTTAAAATTATTCGAGAACCATTCTAGGGCGGCGTTAAAATCCAGCCCCTCCTTCTCCATGACCAAGTTGATGGCATCACCATGCTTTCCACAAGCTCCAAAACATCGCCAAGTATTGTAGTTTATTGAGAACGATAAGCTTGGAGAAGCCTTGTCATGACCCATGAAGCACATCGCTTTCGTACCGCGTACTTCAATACCAAGTCTTTTCGCCACTTCAATGATTGGTATCTGCTTTATCGGTGACAAATCTGACTTCGCATTCATCGTTCAATTCTCCTTGGGATTGACCTGCCCCGATAGCAGACGCGGCAACAGTAGATCGCGCGTCCGACGAAGGTTTTGAATTTGCAGTTCAAGATTGCGGGTTTGTAATAACATTGCACCGGCAATTTTTTGAAATCGTTTTTGCAATACGCATGGAGGAATCAGCACGTCAAGACCATGAAGGTCATTTCGATTAAGCGTCGGAACAGCCGCCCCGGAATTGAACTGCTTCAAGCCAACTGAAGAGAGCACGTAGTATGCATAAAGCGGTTCCGACTTTGGAAAACCCTTCGCCCAAAGTGAGGTATTCAGTGGCCAAAAATCTTCCTGTACATAGATGACATCTCCAATTGTGCCTGATCTTCCGGTCACAACACAAGGTGCTTTGACCTTAGCTTCGCAGTGAAATCCAGTAACTCCGGTAGCTGCGTAAATGGGCACAGTACCCTCCATCCGCTTGGCTTTAGGCAAATCGAAGCCACGTTGAAGAACAAGCACATCGTCTAAACGACCAGCCTCCCACCCCTGCGGAATAGCACCAAGAGAAGACGAAACGAGCGAAACATTTTCGTGGCCGGGAAAGCGGAAGTGAACGAACCATTCACGATAGACTGATCGGGCCATCTCCTCCAGAATCTTGATGCGCCGCTGACTGTTCTCAATCAGTTCGTCGTAGGTTGACAGTATGCCCGCAATCCGCCGTTGAACTGGAAGCGGGGGAACACGTACTTTGATTTCTGAAAACGCCGTCTTATTGATAATGGGAGTCGCCGACCCACCAGCATTAGCTTTTAACTCGTCGCGAAGCGTTGTCATCAGGTGATAAACAAAGAACGGATCGTGCTCTTGCTCATTCACGACAACGGAATTAATTTGTTGATTTGTGAAAGACGGTCTGCCAGTCATGCAAACTTTGCCAATGGTAGCACCAATACAGACAACGCAAACGGATCGCCCAGGTAGCATAAGTCTTTGCTGGTAGTTGCGCCCTTCTGGCGAAAGAAAACGTTCGGGCTCAATGTAACGCGAAGCACCGTCAATGTCTGTTGGTGTAAGAAACGGGTGATCATCTCCAAATAGTTCAGGCCGGACACTTGGGGGCGTCTTTCCAGTCAAGACACGACCCAAGTCACCAATATGGATTGTGCGAAGTTCATACATCATCCCACATCCCGCATCCTCCTCAAGTTGCAAGCAATTGTTCTGACCAAGTCGCGCCTCAGCGCATTGCAAATTTTCGACTTTCATTCCCATCACTCCTCCGCTGGCTCACTCAAGCCGTCAGGATTCTTCAACGACTTCTTTTCCTCGGAGGCCAGACGACGCTCGACCTTTTTTACATCTTCGGCTGGCGGCAGCGATTCCGGACGGATGCCCCGTTCGAGTAGAGTTTTCCGTACCGCCTTGTTGTTGGTGATGTGTTCCGTGGAAATTTGCCCTTCACTTTTCATCCCGTGTTCGCGTGCATTGAAAATGGTGATCTCCGTGGCAAAGTCTTTGGCTTTCAGGATGATGGTTGGTGCAAAATCTGCCAGCGGGCGTTTATCCGGTACATTCCACTCTGCTTTCATCGCCTGTGTGCTTTTGCCAAAAAGTGCCTGATCGCCCTTGCTCCGAATGAGAGCAAAATTCTCCGTACTTCCTGTCTGCTCGAAGATCACACCCGACAGCTCCTTTTCCGTTGCACTCAGCTTTTTGCGGGCAGATACTCTTTCGGCCTCCAGCAAACGCTGCTCAATAACTTCGGCGCGACGTGTCTGAATGGCAAAATAGGTCTGGGCAAAAGCGATTTCCTGCTTTCGTGAATCGCCATTCTGGGCAATGAGATAGCAAGCATAGCGTGTGAGCATGATATCGTCCACCTCGCGCTGGCTGCCAGAACCAAGATCGACCATTTTCCCGACGTCAGCAAAATGGTCGGCCACATTGTGGCCGGAAATTTCGCAAGCAGTTTTAGCCTTGGAAACTACGTTCAGAAAGTTGTCCCACTTGCTATAGCCAAGCAAATACTGAAGATCACGGGCCAGCCAATATTCTACTCCTCCTTCAACCTTCCGGGCATGAGCCTCAAAAGTAGTCGTGAGTGTCCGGATCAGTTCAGTTTTCATTGCTTAAAGAATTTGAGATGTTTCAGACAATCGTTATTACATCTTCGTGCAGCAGGCCTCTCCATCGGCAGTTGTAAAGAAATCCTTTACAACTGAACGCGCTACAAATACACTCTTTTCTCGAACTGTTAAGTATTTCTGAACAGTTGCCTGGTACCTTCAAACTGAACTTGTAAGAATTCCTTACACGTTGCCTCACACAATTCACTCATGGTCAGGTCTCCAAAATTTGCGCCACATTTCCGGCAATCGTTGCCTCCAGTTCACGCGCCTGCGCATTCAGAAGTTCCAGTTCTTCGTTCAGCGTTTCGAGCTGGACCTTGAAATCCTCGTCGCTGATTGCCTCGCCGGGAGCAACGCCGACATATCTGCCGGGATTGAGCGACCAGCCCTGCGCCTCTATTTCCTTTAATGTGGCGGCCTTGCATAAGCCGGGAATGTCGCTATAGGCGACGTTCCCGGCACCCTCATGCTTGACAGCACCCTCATCCCCGGCCCTTCTCCCAGAGGGCGAAGGGTGTTCTTTTGCTTCATCGCGATAGGCGACGTTCCCGGCACCCTCATGCTTGACAGCACCCTCATCCCCGGCCCTTCTCCCAAAGGTAGAAGGGAGTTTTTCAATTTCATCACTTGATCCGTATGGAGCGGGGGATTCGGCGGCCAGTGCGTGGGCAGAATGCCCCTCCTGCCCGTTCAAGCCTGCCGGGTCAGAACTTTTGGCAGCGAAAACCTCTTCGATCTTTTCGCGAGCTTCGTCGCCACCCAGCGTGTAGTCGAGCGCTTCGCCGCGCCAGAGACGGACAAGGTTGGCCATAAAGCCGATCTGGGCGGGCGTCCAGTCGCGATGAGCCCTGTCAACCTGCCGGTAGATGTGCCGTGCATCGATAAACAGCACCGTATCCGCCCTGTTCGGTACATTCCCTTCCCCGTCGCGCTCTGTGAGAATGCGTCTGGATAATGGTAAATCTTCTTCTCCCCCTTCTACCTTTGGGAGAAGGGCCGGGGATGAGGGTGGCGAAAGCCTTGCTTTCGCCTTGTCGAAAAACCACAGCGTGCAGGGCAGCGTGACGGTGTAGAACATGTTCGGCCCGACTGCGACCATTACGTCCACCGTACGGCTTTCGATAAGCTGGCGACGGATTTCCTGCTCCGAGGAGCGGGCGTCGGAAGCCGAGTTCGCCATGACGAAACCGGCTCTCCCCCTTTCGTTCAGTGCCGAGTAGAAAAGCTGTATCCAGAGATAGTTCGCGTTGTCGGTTCGCGGAAGACCGAAAGGAAAGCGTCGTCCCGGACCGACCGAATCTTTCAGGCGTTCCTTGTCAACGGCGTTAACATTGAACGGCGGATTGGCCAGCACGAAATCAAAATTCCCCGTTGCATCATGCGGATCGTCGTAGTAGCTGTTCACGTTGCCGCCATGCATGATACGGCCTTCAAGCCCGTGCACCGCAAGGTTCAGGCGACAAAGCCTTCCCGTCTCGTCGGTCTTCTCGATGCCGTGAATGGAGAGTTCTGCCGAAGGGTTCTGCTTGTGCTGGGCAACGAACCGGGCCGAGGAGACGAACATGCCGCCGGAACCGCATGCGGGGTCGAGAATGCGCCCGTGATATGGCTCGATCACTTCGGTCAGGAGACGAACGATGCTGACGGGCGTATAGAACTCTCCCCCGCCCTGCCCTTCGCTCATGGCGAATTCGCCGAGAAAGTACTCGTAGATGCGTCCGAACGCATCGTAATCCATCGAAGAGGGAATCTCCGACACCTTTTTCAGCAACTGCTTCAGAAGCGGGCTGTCGAACAGGTAGTAGGTCTTCGGCAGCACACCGGCAAGCTGCGGATTGTGCTTCTCGATAGCGCGCATGGCTTCGTTGACCATCACGCCGATGTTCTCGGCTTCAGGACGGTTGAGCAGGTAGACAAACCGCGCTTCTGGCGAAAGGTAGAGCACGCCTTCGGCATGATAGGCCGCCGGATCGTCCACCCGGCTCCCCCGGCGAGTACTGCTCTTTGCCGATTCAAGCTCAGCCCTCCGGGCGGCGAACCGCACGTCGGCAAAAAGCAGGAAAATAAGCCCGAGAACGGGTGCGGAATACTCCTGGGCCTTGAGGCCGGAGTTCGCCCGAAGCTGGTCGGCGGCATCCCACAGGCGCTTTTCGAGTGCGGCGGTAGCGGTATCTTTTTCGGAAGGTGCGATCCAGTGCATGGTTACTGCTTGACTATCGGCGCTAAATGGATAAAATAAAGAGTAATATACAGCTAACAGGCATTGTATTCCAATGAAACCTGTCCGATTATCCTGCGGCAGGCAATAAATGAGGGATAGAAATAAAAGGCAATTACAGGAAGACTTGTCACCAGACAGATGGCTGTAATCTTCAACCGAATCATGAACGACGAAGCCTTCAAGACGTTCATAGCTCGAAAGCTGATGCATAACGTTTTCGAAAACATCAACCGTCAGGCGGGGTAATGCTCCGGGAAATGAATAAATATCAGTTCAGTTGTGCCTTTTTCTCAAGCTTCCGCCTGAAATCGGACTCGGCATCGAGAGAGGAGATCATGGTATCGCTTACGTTTGTAAGCCGGGCCAGATCGGCGCGAGGCAAGGAACTCTGATCCGAAAACACGAGAATGCTTTCGAACGTGGCATTGGCTCTCAGCAGATGCTCAAGAATAATCGTAACCGTCTTGGCCTTGTCACGACCGGGAATACCGAAGAGAAAAACCGGAGCCTCCCTCCCTTCGATCCAGTAGTCGATCGGGTAATCCGACGCATTTGCCATCCCTTCGTAGAGATAATCTTTTTTGACCTTTTCAGCCGGAACAACCCTGAACAGTGAGTCCCTGAGATCATCGTAGAATGTGGACTCTATCCGCGATCTCTTTAAAAACGTCAAGTCACTGATGCTCGTAATCGCCTGACCCAAACGAAAAATATCAGCAGCAAGCTGTTCCGACGTCGAATCAATGCACAAGGAACCATCATGCTCCTCAACAGATGTTTCGGACTTTATCTTTTCGTAAAGAGCACCTCTCGTGCCTTCACAAAACTTGTCTATATCATGCTCATAGCTCAGATGCATCAGTGTATGCCCCATATCGGTAAGCCTAAGCAGCCCCCCCGGCATAACCTTTATGTATAGCTGATACTGATCCCCATCAGGAAATGTAAACGGAGTATCAACAGCCAGCAGACCTGCGCTTTTTTCCCTTATCTTCACTTCGCTGCACATCGCTTTGCAAAGTGTGTTCTGGAGTATGTTCACGTCAATAGTCATCACTCAAACAAGTCAATCTGGTTTAGGCCGACTTCACCCAAAGTCAAGCCTTCAATACGGCAATCCTTGAGCAGGCAATGGAGTGCTTCATTCAGATTATGGTATTTATCTGTTTCAGAAGCAAATCCGTCCGATTTCCGGTTTGCTGCGATATATCTCTCTGTAGCCCGATGAATATGAAATACCAACCCCAATTTCCGGTTTTCAACCTTGTTCCTGTGCGGATGGCTCGATCCATTATAGCGGCAAAGGATCAGGCTTTCTCCATTGAAAGCCAGCCACCGCAATCCACAGGAAAAATCATCCACCATTCCCTCCGCCAGATTCTGACGGGTAAATAGTTCGAATTTATGGCCGGAATCATCAAGCGCCTTTACCCTATAGTTGACCTGCTTGTGGCCGGGCTTGTTGACATCCCGAGTTTTCGGGTTGATCACCATTTTGCGGCAACCGATCAACTCTTCGATAAATTCGTCTGTAATACTCTCAAAAGCCATGAGCTTCGGCGTGCTTTTATGTCATGGAAATGTTCCGGAATGACATTGTCCTGAACAGACAATCACGGGTTGAAAAAACATGGTCAAACCGTATTTCTAATAACCATCAATCCGGTCGGCGTGATGGGTAAAGGGATCGCCCTGCAGTTCAAACATGCTTTTCCCGAGAATTTCAAAGCTTATGCCGATGCGGTGAATCGCAAGCAGATCAGAACAGGCGAGGTTCAGGTTGTCCCGGTTTCATCACTGAACGGCGTACGGTACATCATCACCTTTCCCACCAGGAACCACTGGCGTTACCCATCGAAACCGGAATGGATAACAGCCGGGTTGCGCGACTTGCGAAAAAAAATAGAGGACTACCAGATCGAGTCGATAGCGATTCCTCCTCTCGGATTCGGCAATGGCGGGCTGGACTGGAGCGTGGTAAAAGCTGAAATCGAAAGCGCTTTACAAGGTCTTCCCGTCGAGATACAGGTCTATGAGCCATCCTCCGCCATCAGGGATCTGCTGGTAAAAGAGGACAAGCCTGCAGCTGCACACCTCACACCTGTCAGGGCCATGCTCCTGCTTCTGCTCTATCGTTACCGGGCCATGGGAGAACACGCCAGTGAATTCGCAGCCGAAAAACTCAGCTATTTCCTGCAGCGGGCTGGAGAAACACAATTGAAACTCGAATTCACCAAAGGGTATTACGGACCGTATTCCGGTAAGGTTCGTCACGTGCTATACGCCCTGAACGGATATTACCTGAAGGGTTTCGAACAGAAAGAAGCGAAACCTTTCGAGCCGTTTGACATCATTGTCGAGCGGAGTGACGAAGTACTTGACTACATCCAGAACAAACTGAATCCGGTCGAGAAAACCCATCTCGATAAAGTCCTGAAACTGATCAAGGGATTTGAATCGCCTTATGGACTCGAACTGCTTGCTACGGTTGATTATCTCATTATCGAAACCGGCAACAGTGACCCGCAGGTTCTGTCCGGCGCAATCAGGCAGTGGTCAGCAAGAAAAGCCGATATGTTTCCTCCTGAACATGTGCGCCTTGCGTCAGAACAACTGCATCTGCTGCGAAATCAGTCCCTGCCAACTGCTTCGCATTTCGGTATCGGGGAACGGAATAATCAATTAAAAAATATAACGATAGCCACTATCAGGTGGCCTGTTCCCGAAATCTGTTTCGGGAACATCAGTAAGCCACGAACCGCCATAATCTGCCGAAACCGTTTTTTTGTAACGTCACATCAGAAATACCAATAGCGCGGCGAATTCAAAGTTTTCCGCAACGCACAAACCGGATTTCAAGCAGCTTGTCGATGCAATCCGGCAAACCAATGCAGAGCTGGCTGCTCATGCAGGTCGAGCTGTCAATATCAGCCTGATCCTGCGTAACTGGCTGATTGGCTGTCACATAGCGAAATCTGATCTCAATGGTGCTGACCGAGGGAAGTATGTCGACAAAGTGCTTTCGGAACTTGCCGGACGGCAGGATGACAACAGCAACCGCAATCGCCGTCAGCTCTATGACTATCTTCGATTCTACAAAATCTATCCGCAGATTGTGGAGACACTGTCGGCACAATTCGAGCACCTGCTTCCTTTGTCTGTTTCAGCTCCATCTGAAAAAGTGCCTGCAGTGTCTGACCTGAAAACCGGTTTGTTGACGTTTGATAAAATCGGTCTCGGCATCGAGAGAGGAAATCACGATGTCGAACAATTCAACCTGGTTCGTCGCAAGGGAAGCGCATGAGGGAGAGTTCGAGCAGCAGGAGCAATAACATTCGACAAACGGGGGTTTTTCTTTTCTGAACACTCAGGTATAAAAAAAATGCGTTATCCCGACAGGTCGGGATAACGCAGCAATTGAGGCTGAAAAACAGGGTTTCAGAGCTGCCCTTCATAAGGAGCGCATCTGTTTGGCTGGAGATTAGTCATCAAGTTTAATCGACTCTTTGGTCTTCTCTCTGCGCTTTCTGTCTTTCTGATTATACTCATCCATACAGCCACTATTTTTCCCCTCCACAAGTGAGCACTCCAGGTATTCCGCTATTTCAATCACACAGGCTCTGATAGCTTTTCCTACCGGGGTATCCTTATACTGGTTGAGATGGCCGCCAAAACCTCCGCGATAGACTCCCACGCTGATTCCGCTGGATTTTGAGGTTGCCTCTACTGTCCGTGCATCATAAATTTCGCCTGTCTGAACGTCAATCACTTTCAGATCGACAGCCATGTAGGCTTTATCCTGTTTTCCTCCAAGGCTGATGCCTCCGTAGGAGATTCCGCCGCCGCCGCCGCTCGTATTGTGTTCAAAAGCGGATACCGTTGCAGCCACAAGGTATTTGGCTCCGGTAATCTTTCCCAATTTCGACCTTGTGCCCGGATTAATTCTTCCGGATGCTCCAAGATCCTGTTCTCTGATAACGGCATCGAGTTCGTTCCTTTCAAGCACCCGAAAACTGTTTGTTGATGCGAGCTCTGAAATGAGCATATCCTGCAGATCAGTTCCGACACCGCCTCTCCACCAGGTTGCATAGGTGTTGTTTGTGAACCGCAACACCCCGATACGGGGTTTTTCCTGGGCTAATCCCTCGGAAACAAGAGAAAATGAAACAAGAAACAGAAACAGTAGTAAAGCTTTAATCCTCATGATGAACCTCTCGGATTGTTATGGTTAAATAAAAAAAATGTGACGTATTATATGAATCAGACAAACCAGAAGCTGTCACAACTCCTGATCAATGAAGTCCTTCTGCCAGCGCATACACCTGTAAAGTATCACTGAAAAAAGTTAAACCAAAACAGGTAAGAATAAACCTTTTACATAATCGTCGATTTTCTGTTCATCGCACTGAACGTCTTCGGCAAATCCGGCTTGCAGCCTGCCGGAAAACGCAGCGCCTGCAAGCATTCAATTTGTTTATGGCAATTCTGTTTTGCCAATCGTTCATCACTTTTGTATCATTCCTCTATTGCGACGTGTTATTGTGTGATTAAAAAACTCAAAACAGGTGGCCAGATGATGAAAAGCCGATTTTTTAAGGCGAAGAGTTTTACTCTTTATCTGCTTGTATCGTACCTTTTTTCAGCCTGTGCAGTCCAGGGTCCGGCGCTTGATCAGGCTCTGCAGAAGGCATACCAGAGCGCCATCGTTGATGCGGAAAGAGCCGATCCATCAGAGATATCAAACAATCTGGTTGCTATTGTGCCCGCAAACGAAAAGCTGATATGGAAGAACAGGGATGATGTTCAGAATGCCATGCTGCTCGTTGTCACCTGGACAAACTATAACGGTTATGACGATAAAGTCGGGCAATCGCTCAATCTTTCGAGAGAGGTTTGGGTAACAACCGCACCGGAGGTAAAGAATTTTTGCAAGGGCATGAAAGAGAACCGGTCGTTGCGGCTGGAGCAGCTTTTGGGGCTTCCTCCGAAGGCGGGCAAAACGAAATTTGTGGAGATGTGGGTCAAGCCTGGCGATCTTTTCAGGCCAAGCGCAGATCCGGAGATCAGTGACCGTGAAGCGGAAACAGAGTTCAGAAGAGCCAACATATTCGTGAAGGTGAGCGATGAGTACAGAAAATGGTTCAATGATCTGAAGATGCAATCATACGGAACCAATGGCTATCCGTGGACCAGACTGGGATATACCTATGACTGGGGAAATCGCCGCTGTCACATCGGGTTAAGTGAATTCGTGATCATGCCGGGCGCTACCGTCGAGATCAAGGCTGTTACGCCAACGTCCGACTATTAGCAGCACGGGGCTCCAATCGTCGAACAACCTTCGATGCCCGGTGGTTACGGGCACATGTTGACCTGCGATGTTGTCATGTTTTAACCTTTGTTGAAAGACTGAACCCCTGCTTTACACCTTTTCCTCGTTTTATGCCGTGCCGGGGCTCTGCGTTTCCTGATAACGCTGTTTCACATGTCAAAACATGTCATCGCAATACCCGCGATGAAAGACTCTTTT
This region includes:
- a CDS encoding type I restriction-modification system subunit M, which gives rise to MHWIAPSEKDTATAALEKRLWDAADQLRANSGLKAQEYSAPVLGLIFLLFADVRFAARRAELESAKSSTRRGSRVDDPAAYHAEGVLYLSPEARFVYLLNRPEAENIGVMVNEAMRAIEKHNPQLAGVLPKTYYLFDSPLLKQLLKKVSEIPSSMDYDAFGRIYEYFLGEFAMSEGQGGGEFYTPVSIVRLLTEVIEPYHGRILDPACGSGGMFVSSARFVAQHKQNPSAELSIHGIEKTDETGRLCRLNLAVHGLEGRIMHGGNVNSYYDDPHDATGNFDFVLANPPFNVNAVDKERLKDSVGPGRRFPFGLPRTDNANYLWIQLFYSALNERGRAGFVMANSASDARSSEQEIRRQLIESRTVDVMVAVGPNMFYTVTLPCTLWFFDKAKARLSPPSSPALLPKVEGGEEDLPLSRRILTERDGEGNVPNRADTVLFIDARHIYRQVDRAHRDWTPAQIGFMANLVRLWRGEALDYTLGGDEAREKIEEVFAAKSSDPAGLNGQEGHSAHALAAESPAPYGSSDEIEKLPSTFGRRAGDEGAVKHEGAGNVAYRDEAKEHPSPSGRRAGDEGAVKHEGAGNVAYSDIPGLCKAATLKEIEAQGWSLNPGRYVGVAPGEAISDEDFKVQLETLNEELELLNAQARELEATIAGNVAQILET
- a CDS encoding DUF1828 domain-containing protein; protein product: MTIDVNILQNTLCKAMCSEVKIREKSAGLLAVDTPFTFPDGDQYQLYIKVMPGGLLRLTDMGHTLMHLSYEHDIDKFCEGTRGALYEKIKSETSVEEHDGSLCIDSTSEQLAADIFRLGQAITSISDLTFLKRSRIESTFYDDLRDSLFRVVPAEKVKKDYLYEGMANASDYPIDYWIEGREAPVFLFGIPGRDKAKTVTIILEHLLRANATFESILVFSDQSSLPRADLARLTNVSDTMISSLDAESDFRRKLEKKAQLN
- the darG gene encoding type II toxin-antitoxin system antitoxin DNA ADP-ribosyl glycohydrolase DarG, which produces MKKHGQTVFLITINPVGVMGKGIALQFKHAFPENFKAYADAVNRKQIRTGEVQVVPVSSLNGVRYIITFPTRNHWRYPSKPEWITAGLRDLRKKIEDYQIESIAIPPLGFGNGGLDWSVVKAEIESALQGLPVEIQVYEPSSAIRDLLVKEDKPAAAHLTPVRAMLLLLLYRYRAMGEHASEFAAEKLSYFLQRAGETQLKLEFTKGYYGPYSGKVRHVLYALNGYYLKGFEQKEAKPFEPFDIIVERSDEVLDYIQNKLNPVEKTHLDKVLKLIKGFESPYGLELLATVDYLIIETGNSDPQVLSGAIRQWSARKADMFPPEHVRLASEQLHLLRNQSLPTASHFGIGERNNQLKNITIATIRWPVPEICFGNISKPRTAIICRNRFFVTSHQKYQ
- a CDS encoding CsgG/HfaB family protein → MRIKALLLFLFLVSFSLVSEGLAQEKPRIGVLRFTNNTYATWWRGGVGTDLQDMLISELASTNSFRVLERNELDAVIREQDLGASGRINPGTRSKLGKITGAKYLVAATVSAFEHNTSGGGGGISYGGISLGGKQDKAYMAVDLKVIDVQTGEIYDARTVEATSKSSGISVGVYRGGFGGHLNQYKDTPVGKAIRACVIEIAEYLECSLVEGKNSGCMDEYNQKDRKRREKTKESIKLDD